From the Cucumis sativus cultivar 9930 chromosome 5, Cucumber_9930_V3, whole genome shotgun sequence genome, the window ATTCTGTGTTCTCCACTTTTGACTGCCTGATCCATTTTTGtgggatgtttgttttaatctcgttcaaatcaataaaaactaGTTGTTTAAACAGGAGGGGGGAAAGAGAATGTATAAATAAGCAGGAAAAACTCAAACCAGTTAGAGAAATTACATGGGACAGTAAAAATAAACTCAATTATGCAATTAACCAGCATAAATGTGTACCTTGGAGACGCTTCTGCCAATCTGCTGGAGATGGAAAGAATCACAACCAGTGCACTGATAAACATATGAGAGCTTAAGGGGAGTATTTTTCATTGCACTTGCAGAACTgcaacaaattattttacaatatttatacaaatatttataacacaTCAAAAAAGTAGTATAATATAGCTAAGCTAACCATTAAATTCAAAGTCCAAGGCAACTTACGTATAAACACGAACAAAAACCCGGACATAGAAATCCATCTGAACAGATAGCACTGGAACAATATACCGCTTGTATCTATTTGCATGGCTCTACAAAGAATTTAGAACAAAAGTTATGCATAAGAGGCCACTTCTGCTCGTTAGTGAgaccaaaattttgaagtacGTTATCTTTCAGTTAAAGAGGCTCTATATGACCCTGCGTGTGTGTTAAGATAAGAATGATCTTGTACATAAAGTTTTAACGAATAAGGAGAAACAGAAAGGTGGTAAAATAACTCATCAAGAAAACCTTTGAAATACACAGGAGATAGGTATACCTCAATGCAGGCAAGGAGGATTCTTAAAGCCATTTCGTGGCAATATTTCCCTCTCAAAGGATAGGAGCCATATCTGAATCAATCAGAGCAATTTTTAGGGCACATAATCTATgtgaacattaaaaaaatgataattggAGACTGCAAAAAACTTTACTTTGAGTAGCAAACTTCTCCATTTCCCCCACAAAGCACTGCCATATCAGTTGCTGTACACATCAGCATGCCACCATCTACGACTGATTGAACAGCAGAGTCCAAGAAAATAGAAGGTGAACCATAAGGATCCAAATCAACCTGAAACAACGCAGTTGCTAAAAACTTTCAATTGCGTATTAACATCAGTACTcgtacattattattattattattatattgttaatGTTATTACTGATGAGAAACATTCAATTAGAATTTCAATGGTGAAATTACAAAAGGCCAACAAGTGGTTATTCATAATTATTCACATGGTTACAAATCTAAACTAcaacaaggaaaaagaaaatgcatctCAATTGTTAATTCCCTATATGTAATTTCCGAGGAGCCAAATAACCTACATATCTGAATTAGTGTGTGCATACCATATCAAATTCTTTTGGGTGAGTGAGCATATAAACACGAGCATCAGTAAGATGTGATTCCACTTTTGAACATGCCACTGAACCATTAAACTTGATGTTTCTCCGACAAGCTTCGACAGATGCTgtttaaagggaaaaaactTATCATTAACAGATTCAGTTATCAATAACTGAAAAGGAACAACTAAATAGCAAATCAATGTAGATAAGACCTTATTGTAAGATTAGTAAAATGGATAACTTCTGTTTCAAAGGGTCCATTAGCAGTCCATTAATACATGTCTCCAGAAGATGAATACATAagtatatatagataaaagaggaaagaatTATCAACACAAACTTCCTCTGCTTGTACAAGGCAAAGCTGCCTTTAATATTACAGTATCAACCAAAGGTGGTGTTCCTGGTTCCACTTACTAAAACCTTCTAGAAGTGAAGCATGTAATGATCAGTAACCACTTTGAGCTCTTTGTGGTCATACGAAGTGAGTGCATAGATGTTATCCATTGACAATCCttataaacttcaaacttGTTGCaagattcttttttctttctttattttcttttagacaataaaagttttataccacaaaaagaaaaaagaagataagatATCCCTCCCCCATAAGTTGACCATTATTTAAGATTGTCGTTTACAATACTTACCAAATTTTTACACGTTACTTACCAAATCTTTACACCTCCCCCTCTTCAAGAATGGCCAAGTCAACATATTTGCtaaagagtttttattttttctttttctttttttgaggCAGAAGAGAACTTTTTGGTAGaaccaataattaaaaagttaccTTTATCATTGTCTAGCGCCACAACTTGACCAACTCCCTCTACTTCACGAGCATATCTTAAGGCTCTTAGCCCAGAAGCTGACAAGGccttcaaattcaaacagGAATTAGTCAGTTAGTGAATGGATAAACATATCACCATAACTTATACCAAACATCCcaagagagaagaaaacacaaacaaaatagtAGACTCACAGTATAACATCGGAGTCATAAAACCCAATGACAATATGTTGAACTAAATTCTAATATGTTAGAACAAGGACACATTCATAATGAACATGGAATGTACACACTATTAAGAACAACTTCATctttgtatatttgaaaaatctaCATGAATTTCATAGACTTCAAGCCTCTTGGTCTATCCATTGTTAATAAATTGTTACTGAACTTCATGTTGACCATCCCTAGAAGGTTGTAAGAATACTAACTCACAAGGCGTACGCGTACTTATATTatcataagaaaattaaacaagcAAACCACCACTTCAAGAAGGTGTACACTCTCCACTCTGTGACACACTCACCATAGTATATTACACAAAAACATAATGATAACATAAAcccaaacaaacaagaaaacaaaaaatataaaccgCAACCAACTAACACCCCAAAGAGCGCTGCCCctcaaaaaaaacttatttacaATTGGGGGTGTTACAAAGGTCCTTCCCAGTAGCAGTATCAGTTCAGAATTCTGGTTGCCTTTGTAGGGGAGAAGACAGATTGTAGAACATAAGACTCTACAACTCAAACAGGTGGCTAATAAATAAGGCATGAACGTATTCCTAATTTGAAATGTATAAACTTCAGACTTTATTGGAAGATAAACTAGGAATTAACTTTGTACATGCACATAATAAAACGCcaatgaaattaaaacaacCTCAAGAACTCTAATTGGCTTGGGACCTCTTTGTTCTTTTCCCTCCACGAtctctttttgttcttctgaCAACATTGGACTTCCACATTCATTTGATGGTTTTTCATGAGCATCACAATCTGTATCGCACTTTTCATCATTTGTTGCAGATTCATTACATGCTTCTTCCGTAGCAGTTTCAGAACCATTATTTTCAGAAAGCTTCTGCCCtgattttgatctttttgaTAGTTTTGCTTCATGCTCCTGTTTTCGTTTTGCTATAAATGACCTAAGGACAGCAATGGATATATCTCTGTTGTTAACCTGAGCATTACAGAGGCAAGATTCGACCATGAGGAGAACTTGAAGCCAGTATAGACCCAAAAAAGccacaaaaaaatgaaaatccaaCAACCAATAATTCTATGAttatattagaattttttttaaaaaaaattgtaggtAATAGTTCCCAGATACTCTTAATAACTGATGGGACTCTACTTGgacttcaaacaaattatatagtaaaagaaGTGCAGTGAGAAAAAGATGATAGATTGCCATCATGATGTGTATAATACATGGAAAAATATCTTTGAATTTAGCATACCACATTATACTCTGCTGACCTGAATAAATTACGTATCTTATTTCCTCCATCAAATatcaatcatttaaatatgcTAACATGCCCTGACTTTTATCTTCTTCCCCATGAAGCTTAAGTTGGGTTTTAAATATTTCCCCTATCAACAACTTACGCGTAACTTCATATGCTAGAAACAATCATATGCAAATCCTTCGAAACTCTTCACTGAccaattaacttttttattaagaacAATGCCTAAACTCCAAAACCCCCCAAAAAACCCattattcaaataaacaaGGCACCTGGGTCTTATTGAAAAAGACTTCATTTTTCGCGTGCATAAGAATCTCAGCCTCTCCCTCCTTGATGATGGTGAATTCGCTAAGATCTGTCGCCATTACTGCAATCCTCAcatgcaataaaaaaaaatgaagaaaaatttgaaagaaaacaaaaaaagcaGATTCTGGGATTCTTCCTTCTTCGGCTCCTTGGCTTATTTCAAGGGTCAAAGCAAAATCCACAACCCTAAAAACTCTCAATGCCTCCGAATCTTCAGCTCCCAATACTTCGTGAAGGTTGAACAAACAGAGCAAGCAGTTGAATAAAACCAACAACTAAGTAGTAACCACCCCTTAATGACTTGAAGAATTTTCTAATACAGTGGAACCCTATTGCCActcagcagcagcagcagcagcttCACAATCGAAAGCTCCCTTAAATTCTGTGCACgaagaatgataaaataaaataaaaaatcgaTCTTTTTTTGGCTTAAACCCTAATCTTCCAATCCACGGCTAGAGGCTGAGGTTTTTGCGCCAAACTTATTATGTTAagttttctataaaaataagTCTTAGtgtttctcaaaattttgattaaattataggttttataaatttgtgtatttaatcttctaaaatataaatttattaagaatttttgAATATTGAATCGTTATAATACATGTTTAATCACGTTGACGATTGATTATAGGATTAATTCGATACAATAGTTCTGACTTACATTAAAGTATCTGAAAACTATTAAGTATACACGATAATTTTAAGATTGAAAGTCTTACATTAAGTTGAGATATATTCGTTTTAATCTTTAATCATgttatcatatatttattccaatgttatttttattcaattatatcTAAGTTTTTTAAGGATCCCTCTatatttctttacttttcatcAATGATTTACAtaatttctttacttttcatcAATGATTTACATAATTAGTTCATCCTTATTCAATATTGTAGTATACTTCCAGTATTGATACAAAAAATATCCCTATGTGGATATGTCATGACTTCATAAAGTTATGGTATTGTCATTCctttcttgatttttcttcttcttttttctcttttcaactCGCATCCTCcctctcctttttttcttccagtGTGTgtcaccttcttcttctcctctgtcttctttttctcctttgaCACAAAGAGTCCACACGACCAACTTCAACTTCAGTGAGGAAGAGCGAAAACGAGAGATATAGAGAGAATGTTGGATATGggtgagaaaaagaaatggagagagCTAGAGAGGAAGCAATAGCGAGATTGAGAGTAAGGACGTACCAGATGCTTTTTCACGTGCATGTTTAGCCAAATTTGATATCAACAAAGAAGccatttgatattttttatccaaattttagGTCATTCGTAAAAGGTTTccataaaaatttaatgtcGATAACCTTACATAATCTCAAATTCGTTTAGAAAAGATTTCGTGTCTATCACCATTATTCcatcatttaattatatgataacAAATAATCTCAATCCCATTAAACGTTTAGCAACTATACCTAATACAACATATTCTATAACCCTATCTagtatgcattttttttcaaatattggttACTTTTTAGttccttttttacttttttaccGAATTAGTAACATTATATGTTATTGAACCTAACCAACTAAGTTTATATAGTTTAGAATCGAAATAGGAAagttaatcaaataaaacaaagagatttaaaagggatattatatttttgtttggtatTCCCTTTGAATTCCTAACAAAGTACTTGATTGTTTATTAATGGAATGGTTATGTTTGAATGATAAGCATGTTGAATACTTTTTGATTCAAGCTATCATTTACTTGTTTGTTCTATTATTGTTTCActgatttttttaatcctaTATCGTTCACTTCTATGCATCAACTTTATACCAACCCTACATAAATAATGacaattttgacaatttatggaagaaattgttaaaatatgaattagcATACAGATTAAGGAAAACCACCGAGCAATATTTCAAACGAAGTTCATCCATGTTTGATGATCTTCAAACTTAAATTGATGTCAGTCGATGTATGCATGCATAGCAAGCTCGATTGTAGTTGTGATTAACAAAGGAGAGAAACCTTGGAATTGCTTCACTACGATGTAGATCAGCCAAAGAGTCTgcataaaatattgaatttcattGTCATAACATGAAAGATCTATCACAAAGCTGGTGTAGAGAATGAAGAAATCGGTCTATGTCGAAAGGGAATGAATGTCAACCTCAAAAGCTTTAGAGATGGCTTCATCGAAGGTCATATAGACTGAACAACTTCAACATAATCGATGAAAGATtggattttcttcaaaaaaaaaaaaaaaaaaaaaacttcaaagttTCAACATAATCACACACCAGATCACTGTTTTTTTACAGATGGTGGAAGGAACCCCAAGGAAGGCATACCCATTTGGCATCcacataagaaaaagaaggattCTACTTTATCTACCTCACaaaacaaaaggtttggtTTGTTGTTAAAGATTTTACCATAGAAAGCATCCAATCAATTGGATATTATTCAGTTAAAAGTGGTTACAAAATAGCTCAATTAGCTAGGCTCGTTCATCCTCCTCTAGCCTTCAAATAAGTAATGTGGAATCCCCAAAAATTCTCTCACTTTACctctatatataaatggaTATATCTTActacaaataagaaaaagaaaaggttgtTTCTCTATTCAACACACAATTGAAAGGCCAGGTGTTAGGTAGCTAAGTAAGTAATGGACTTTTGGCCTTTTTGTTAAGAATATTTAATGTGCACCAAGTGACATAATTAGTACCCTAAGAACTAGAACTTTCTTTTGTGCATATAAAATAAGgttctttaatttcttgaaaaagaaagaatcttGAGGGAATGtgtatcaaaatcaaataatatatgtatatatgtatatatatataacagtTGGTGAAATTCTATTGGATTGGAAGCTGTTTTCATTGAAACATCAACAGCCCACTTTGCCTATTTTGTGGTTCAATACAATTCAAACTAAAGATGGATTTGTGCTGTCATttaccttttccttttcctttttcaatgACACCCATAAAGttcaatcatttaatttagtcACTTTATCAATTAGCAAAATTAAGCTCACATTCAATTTCAAGAGAGAATGTAATAtatactctctctctcttttttcaattatgtGGGAATGTGTGAATCAGtttgcatttttgtttgtttcttccCTTAGAAAATTTGGGTAAGATTCTATATGATTTTGCAATCCAATTATTAGTATGCTCTTATTCTTCCATAAGCATAAGTGAAGCTAAGATAGGAGGGtttgaaaatggttttttttttttttctcttgtaacgagacaaatttatattaaaactattattatgGACAAAATGTCTACATTGAATTTGTCTAAAAGTATTACTTAATATAGGAACTTATTTTCAATATGATTcatctcaaataaaaaatatatactaacaCAAAATAAAGTGTGATAAATACAGATTTAGAAAACACACAAGGAACCCTACACATGGTAGATTCTAATTGGATGATAGAAAAGGTGAATAGatcataataatatatgtatagagTAGCtagggaaaagagaagaatgacAAATTTGGATTATATTAAAACTCCTcttaaaactatatatgaGTTAATGGCATCACaccaataataaaagaagtgAGTGGTGATGAGATCATAAACAGATATGGAAAGGCATAATCAATGGAAGGGATTGAATATTATgaattggatatatatatatatatatatatatatatatatatagaagttGAAGGCAAGAAGAAGACAcatatgaataaaaatggaaggaaaagaagagcAAGAATGGAGGAAGGGACCTTGGACTTCTGATGAAGATAAGTTGTTGTGTGAATATGTGAAGGTTCACGGGGAAGGAAGATGGAATTCTGTTGCCAAAGGTTCAGGTAAAACgttattttgttttcgtttCATTGAACCCTCCAACTTTTAGGATAGAGAAAGGTCATGTGAATTAGTATTATGTTGAGTTAAGTTGCTCACGTTTTGATGTTTCGTAATTATGATTTGAAACAAATTAggcatgttttttttttttttgataatttatctTCTAACGTTTTGGTTAAATTAGGAGATGTTTGTTTTATATCATTACAACGTGtcttaattagttaaatttatGTGCAATTATACAGTGGAGTACTAGATTGggataaatcataaaattgtCTTAATATATACACTAAGTCATGCTTAGATTATGtgaaatttacatatatatatatgcttagattgttaatttaaagtaatttgtcttttatcattatttttacaGGATTGAATAGGACGGGAAAAAGTTGTAGATTGAGATGGGTGAATTATCTTAGACCAGGTCTCAAGAGATGTCATCTCACTCCTCAAGAGGAAGGAATTATCATCGAACTTCATGCTCTTTGGGGTAACAAGTAAAGAATCTCGTACTTATCACAAATTTCTTAGATAATCGTTTAgttttcattctaaaaaattaggtaatttataaacattactTGTATAAAAGATATacatatagtaaaagaaacggaaagaaaactagaaacataaaattaaaaaatagaaaacaacaAATCAAATCGTTCAGAAACAAGACCTATATACGTTTACAATTTTTGATTGactaataacttttaaatattctttttagatgGTCAACTATAGCAAGATATTTACCGGGAAGAACTGACaacgaaataaaaaattattggagAACTCATTTCAAGAAGATGAAGCCAAAGAGAAAGTCTAAAATAATGGTTGGGAAAACAGACAACAAAACAATGCCACCAGTTACTAGATGTGAAGAACATGTCATGGAGCTCATGAAACCATATGACAGTGACAATAATGACTTAAGCATGGTTTTTACAGAGCCAACAGCCATGGAAGATCATGAGCAAACCTACTACTTGTCAATGGTGTATCAAGATTTAACAAATTGGGCGGCagagaagaaagaggagaGTTTATGGGAATGGCCTTTGGGAGGTTTCAGAGAATGATATCATATGAGAAAGTATTGTGATGAGTCTGTctctttacaaaaatattgttttttagggAAAAAGAATGGCCCATGCAGGTTTCGAACCTGCGACCTTCGCGTTATTAGCACGACGCTCTAACCAACTGAGCTAATAGGCCATTTGCtcttaaaaaatctatttattataaatatttctttcaagttttttaactttatatgaaattaaatgtaaaataattgctaaagttgaagttaaaatggttgaaaatattattacaattatCTATACTATGTTAAAAATAGCAATGAGAGGAAATATTAGCTTCCTTCTTTGCTAACTTTTTCAATGTACAACTGTTGTACGTTTCTTtcatgtcttttctttttcttattttactaATGTCATGTTctcattttacatttaaatctCTCGACACTTCTCATTTTTTCCTCATAACCTCCTCTCCAACTTTGTTGTGCTTCAAATAAAGAATTAGTAAATTGAAGTTCATAATAGTTTATACACCTTTTTgaacaaatacaaattttctCACGCAGTAACTAACATTTTCATGTTATAGATTACTTAGACTTCGTGCATCATCATATTATTAGAGAGTTGAAAAGTATTTGGAGAAATGGTCAATCatggatataaaaataaacaacataGTGTACAAGTTTGCTATTAAGAATATAGCTGGGTTATTATTAACCCTGGCTTGAGAAATGGTCAATGTGACCACATAAGTGTTTGATGATACAGATGATCGAATACACGATGGCCAAATGCTCATCAGATCCTAAAAGAGTAAAATACAAGTTCATCATCACACACATTATATATACCACCTACATTTAATCGTTTCAATGCTTCTACCCTGATGCAGAAGAACGAAAGACTAATACAGACTTGacagaatatatatatatatatatatgaagacCGCTATACACTTCGTcgtcttcttccttttcttttttttcatatttcctctttctcatttctttcaattgcTGGTTTCATCTTCTTCGAATTCACAACGGCCATCAAGTACAGACTCCCTGCATGAAAATAATGAGGATGAAGACATACATTCTTGATTGCAAATATAAACTTAGGATATACATGGAAGTGCAAAACCTCAGACGTCCACAAAGGCGTGCTAAAGCATCCGATCCTGTCCTGGATGCGACATCTTCTATTTCAGAAGCATTCTGCGAGTTAACGGTATCAGCAAGCCTGAACTCACAAAGCTCCTTCAAGGAACAAGCGTCCGTTAGGACAGCTGAATGTCCACCACCAGCTGCTAGTTTTCGCACTTCCCCTACGCACctgaattatttcaaattttgtaaatatatgtatacacCATTATGAACCTGAAAATACAATACGCTGAACAACCGAATACATACCAATCGACAGGAGATGGATACCAGGCATATGTAGATTTCTCATTAGCTGCCTGACCATAGCTATTGTAACCCCATCCATGGATTCTTCCATCCTTCGTTGAAACAAGAGTGTGCGAATGTCCACAAGCAACATGTTGCACACCGTCTGAGACAACCACTACAGGTAAGTTTCGAAGAAATGTCTCGGAGTCACCCGCGATACATGAAAAAAACCCTGTCTGGGGCCCAACACCTAATTGTCCTACTTGACCGCCACCCCATGCGTATAAAGAGCCATTTTGAGTAATGGCACATGTGTGTACTCCGCCACATGCAATATCCTTCACACATATTCCATCAAGAGCAACAACTCTCCTCGGTATCAACTCTTTGTCTGCAGACTGAAGCGAACAGTGACCAAGTTGACCCATACTTCCTAGTCCCCATGTATAGCTGTAAGGTACAGAGAAAAAGTTTCAAACAGAGCATTTGTGGAGTCAAAACTATAATTAATCATGCATGTCTTATCTAATAACAACTCGATGACGCCTATCCCACCCTACAAGTAGGTAAATAGGTGTCTTAGTTCCTCGACAAAGAGTGTTTCGTAGATTAGttcctttccttctctcttaACTCTCATtcagaaattttcttttgtaaactAACTCGCACAACAGAATTGCATGTGTGAAACTCTAGGCCTGCAAACTTTCATACTCCCAAGGAAAAATCCAATGTCACCATAAATTGAGATTACAAGTCTATGATGTACGAAACAAAACTAAGGAGTTCAGAGAAAGTATATGTAAATGGCAGACACTCATGTTTTAGCATTAACACACAATTTGAAACacagtaaaattttatataagagTAAGAACTTCACATGATAGTCAAGCAATGGAAGGGGTGTCAGCTACATCAAAGTGAAGATCATCCAAGGCAATCTCCCTTGTATAGAAATCCTATTAAAAGATCCCAAACCTTGAGATCGATGTGTTCTGTGGATAACCACAGACCAcaaacttaaatataaaaacttattttccaGTTATATTTAGTCCTTTGGATCACTTACACCTCGCCGTTTTCAGATATAGCTGCAGAATGGTACTCCCCACATGACACCTTAGTAATCGTTACAAGCTCAGGGGCCTCATCAAGGAACTTTGCAAAAGCATTTATAATGCGAGCTCCTTGTAGACCTTCGGAAGTAACACCCCTGCCTAGCTGACCATACTCATTGTAGCCTGGTCAACCAGAATAGGgatcatattattattgagGTGGCAGGAAACTAGATAAAAACTTAAGGTTCTCTCCAACTTCCAACTCAGTAAGGATAGATTCCCAACATACCAGCGAAATGTATATGAAATCAATTTCActaaaaattttcttcaactcGAAAagcaatttcaaataaaactttCAATTACTAATATGAATGGATTAAATAAATCTAGATGAACTCACCCCAAGCTTGCAATTGGCCGTCATCAGACAATGCCACCACATGAACTGCCCCACAGGACACTTGACGAATAATCTACACCAAACAGACAATCTTTAGGTACTTCTTTAAGGACTAATAACTGCAGTTTTTATTCTATTGCCTCATAAATTTATATCACGTCAAGATAATCACCTAATGGATTTCAACACGTCAATATACAAGTTAATTCAACATTAAATTCTATATCAGCCAGATACCGCTCTATTTTATCTCACAATACTCTCTTGAATGAACTAATCAAAGCCAAGGATCTAAGGATAGTGTAAAGATTTATGGAACAAATAAGGTAGTCTTAGCAAGAGTCAGACCTCTAAGTGAAGTCCCTCTTCACACTAAGGGGGGTTAAAATGATGGATTCCCAACTCACCTCTCACATAGAGGGAGATGCAAGAATGTACAAGGATAGTAACGACCAATGTGGGATCTTGTGACAGACTAAATACattggattttttattttatgcacAGCATGGCAGCATCAGAAAGGGagtagaaaaaggaaaagtggaaaagaataaaaaaaaaaaaaaaaccataattacaaaagaagaaaagataaaatatagtatttttaaaaacttttaatagataaaaaatagaattataaCATGCACCAACTATGTGATCGAAAAATACCGTTTGTGGTGTGAAGGCTCCCCAAAATAAGCGTGGAAAATTGGATCCCTGTGAAAAGAGAGGAGCAGCTGAAAATGAAGAGAAGTTTGAAAAAGTAcatcaacatttaaaataaatatattaaaaccTGATTTTGTCCCCAAATCCAGAGTCGACAAGTTGAAAGGGTGCCATCATTCTCACGAGGCTCAGCAATAGCAGCAGTACAATGTGCTCCACAGGAAACAGATTTCACAAACTCACCCTGCAATTGATTCACTTTCTTTGGAAGTTTGCTCTTTTCCTCTGTTCCATCACCCAGTTGGCCAAAATCGTTTGCACCTGATCATTTCATTAGATAAAGATCgaatatcaaaattgatttttcatcgagatcaaatttaaattgcaATGTAATTTTCTTCAGCACGTGAACATGCACTGCAGGGGAAAAGGAAAGCACAAAGATTCTTCAAATAGAAGGTTCATTCACAGAAAGAAGTGTGGGACAGTCTCCCATGGCTCCAATACACAAGTCCTACACCATTCTCATCTAATATTAGAACAATTTATTGTTCTGAAACTTTAACATCAGATGAATCACATCACAGGTAAAGCAATTAATCAAACTCGAGAAGCAACAAACACTAATTGATACCATCTAAAATTAGTATCCATATGCCATTacttcaattttatgaatGGTCCGAGCCTGAGGATTTCCACGATTTCCAGAAAACTGATTGAGAGGGGGTATTTCAAACATAGatctcatttcattttttttccgaCACCATGACACACATCTGAGTtacaataatcaattaaattaattctctttctaaaaaaaaaaaacaataactttttttctaagCAATTATGGGACTGGAAACTATACTGTGAAGGTTATCctctaaaataatttctacTTAACGAACCCATTTCAACAGAAATCCAAAAAACATGGAAAATAAGCCaagttttgaactttaaatGAAGAACAAACTCGTTTCAAAACATctcaaaacaacaaaaattcaGGTTATCAGAAACATAGAGCAAGAATAAGGCCAAACCCCAAGTAAAAAGTGACCCATCAGAAGCCACAGCAGCCGTATGTTCACGACCACAGGCAATATCCAACCAGCGAGAATTAATTTCGCCTGGGCATCCAAAAAGATCAGGATGGAGTTGCCTGGGAACCCTTAATTGAT encodes:
- the LOC101206613 gene encoding probable tRNA (guanine(26)-N(2))-dimethyltransferase 2, which codes for MATDLSEFTIIKEGEAEILMHAKNEVFFNKTQVNNRDISIAVLRSFIAKRKQEHEAKLSKRSKSGQKLSENNGSETATEEACNESATNDEKCDTDCDAHEKPSNECGSPMLSEEQKEIVEGKEQRGPKPIRVLEALSASGLRALRYAREVEGVGQVVALDNDKASVEACRRNIKFNGSVACSKVESHLTDARVYMLTHPKEFDMVDLDPYGSPSIFLDSAVQSVVDGGMLMCTATDMAVLCGGNGEVCYSKYGSYPLRGKYCHEMALRILLACIESHANRYKRYIVPVLSVQMDFYVRVFVRVYTSASAMKNTPLKLSYVYQCTGCDSFHLQQIGRSVSKNNSVRYLPGFGPSVAQECSDCGKKFNMGGPIWSAPIHDQEWVTSMLADVKSMKDSYPAYDRISAVLTTISEELMDVPLFLSLHNLCATLKCTSPSAVNFRSAVINAGYRISGTHVNPLGLKSDAPMDVIWDIMRCWVKNHPVKTQPEDQAGSIILAKEPVLEANFARAVASLSKAQAKKIARFLPNPERHWGPKLRAGRQITSKHISLLGAEAVNGALSHTDSEEPNAKRSKVEEEPAPNQ
- the LOC101207094 gene encoding ultraviolet-B receptor UVR8, with amino-acid sequence MDIDDIFGMTQNVSLPRKSAIYVWGYNQSGQTGRKGKDHQLRVPRQLHPDLFGCPGEINSRWLDIACGREHTAAVASDGSLFTWGANDFGQLGDGTEEKSKLPKKVNQLQGEFVKSVSCGAHCTAAIAEPRENDGTLSTCRLWIWGQNQGSNFPRLFWGAFTPQTIIRQVSCGAVHVVALSDDGQLQAWGYNEYGQLGRGVTSEGLQGARIINAFAKFLDEAPELVTITKVSCGEYHSAAISENGEVYTWGLGSMGQLGHCSLQSADKELIPRRVVALDGICVKDIACGGVHTCAITQNGSLYAWGGGQVGQLGVGPQTGFFSCIAGDSETFLRNLPVVVVSDGVQHVACGHSHTLVSTKDGRIHGWGYNSYGQAANEKSTYAWYPSPVDWCVGEVRKLAAGGGHSAVLTDACSLKELCEFRLADTVNSQNASEIEDVASRTGSDALARLCGRLRESVLDGRCEFEEDETSN
- the LOC101217034 gene encoding transcription factor MYB59; protein product: MEGKEEQEWRKGPWTSDEDKLLCEYVKVHGEGRWNSVAKGSGLNRTGKSCRLRWVNYLRPGLKRCHLTPQEEGIIIELHALWGNKWSTIARYLPGRTDNEIKNYWRTHFKKMKPKRKSKIMVGKTDNKTMPPVTRCEEHVMELMKPYDSDNNDLSMVFTEPTAMEDHEQTYYLSMVYQDLTNWAAEKKEESLWEWPLGGFRE